CCGCTGGCACCATTCCAGAAGCAGGATTTATTCACCTCTGCAATCACCGCATTGAGCGTATTGCGAAAGAAGCTGATGATCGCATTAACGGCATTGCGCGTATCGTTGACGGCATCGACAAGCGGTTCAAAATTCTCGCCCAGGTCGCTTACTTCACGTTGAACAGCATCAGCCGCCGTCGTGATGGATTGATTGGCTGTCTCAAAGACAGGCGCAACATCCGATTGAATCTGCCAGAAACAGAAGATGACGAGGCCCAGGGCCACCAGCGGCATCAAAAAATAGGCGATGAGTAAAAAACGCAGGGGTAATCGTAGAAGCATCTCATTCCCTCAGTATCTCTATAGGTCGCCAGAGAGCAGCGACATGCTTCTACTATAGCGCGATGTCTGTTTTTAGCCGCTTATGCAGCGTTATGAGGGCGTGGCGCTTACCGCTGGAAGAGATCCAGCATATAATCCGTAGACAACCCCTGAGACTCCATATAGTTCTTGAGGTTGCGGCGGGCATCATAGATGAGCTTATAGAGTGCATTCCGGTTGGTATCGAGCTGCTCCGCGACGATATCCATCGGCACGCCGCGCAACGCGACCGCAACCAGGGCACGATATTGGCGATCTGTCAGCGCTTCTTTCATCGCCGCGTCAATACGAGCGATGACATCATCGCGCTCAGCGGCTGTTTCGGGGTTGGGTGGGGCTTCGCCCACGATGCTGGCCTCTGCTGAGAGGAAATCGCCATCAGCGGTCAGGTCATCCAGGCTGAAATCTTTATAGCGAGCGCGGCGCAGTTCGCTAATTGCCAGCCGCACAGCGATCTTATTGGCCCACGTCGTAAAACGGCTCTCACCTCTAAAGTTATCGAGGTTATCCATGACGCGTAACACCGCATCCTGAGCCAGGTCCTCCGCCATGGTGACGAGTTCCTTCTGTGCCAGGTCGCGCAGGTCGCTGCGTTCCTGGCTGAGATAATAATAGATGCTGCGTTTGACACGTTCCCGCAAGTCATCAATCGCAGCGGGCTGCTGGCCCTGTGTGCTCCGGAGGTCGGCCAACCATTCTTCGTTGGTGCGGTCTAGTTGTGTCGTCATAGCACTCGTCATATCTTCAGAGATCATCACACTACCGCCATTGTACCCGATGGGCCCAAGTTCCACACAGGTTATTCTCAAGATGTTTGTAAAACTGTACACAGATACGCCACATGCAAAAGGTCCACAGCCGTGTTCCAATGAGAAACGAGCTGTGAACCCTTACAAATTGCTGATGACGTGACGCCCCTCAGGCGTGCGATTCAGGCATTAAGCTGTTGTGAGCAGGACGCCATTATGTGCTGGATCATAGACCAGGAAGCCGCTCTCTGTTTCTTCCCCGGTAAGGCCGTTCTCTGCGATGCGTGCCCTGACGCGGGCAAGTTCGGCCTCATCTGGTACGATGACGCTGAAGGTTCGCAAGCCTGTCGCGTCTTCCGGCGGCTGCGGCGCACCAATCCCCTGCCAGACGTTCGTACCAATGTGATGATGGTAATCCCCCGCGGCGAAGAAAATGGCGCTATCCGTAAACTGACGCGGCGCATTTTCAAAATCCATTGGCAGGCCAAAGCCCAATACATCACGGTAAAAATGCATTGTCGATGGCAAATCCGCGACGTGCAAATGTACATGGCCGACAGCCGTCGCTGCATCAAGCCCCTGCCATTCGTCATCACGGTCTGTCAGCGCGCTAAAGACATCATCTGGGTGCAGACCACCGTTGGCAGAGAGCATCTCCGTGAAGGTTTTAGGCCATTGGTCTTTAGGACGATCCCAGGCCAATTCAATGCCGTTCCCCTCAACATCCGGTAGATAAATGGCATGGTGCGTTCCGTGGTCGCTCATCCCTTGGATGCGCGTACGCGTCTCTGCGATGCGGCGCAACAAATGTGCCAGGTCCCAGCGCGTAGGCACCAGGAAAGCAGTGTGATATAAGCCTGTGGTGCCACGATAGCGGCGCGCATCTTCTCGCTGGGTCAGGCGCAGCAAATCTTCCTGACCAGCCCCTAACCCGGCGGAATCGCCTTCGCGCCAATGCACCTGGAAGCCCAGCACATCGCGGTAAAAGCTGATCTGGCGGACAAGGTCTGCAACGGTATAGTGAACGTGCCCCATACGCGTGGCAGGGTGAATCGCCTGTTCAGTTATTTCAGATGGTTTCATATCGAATACGGTCATATGTTTGCTTTCTGTTCAGTATACGGGCACTTGCCCCGAACCTCAAAGTGAGAGTAAGGTAGCATGGCCGATGAAGACAATGGCAGCCAGGATCCCTAAAACCACACTGGGCACCATCTGAGGCAGTTCACCCCGGCGTATATGGGTGATCGCGGCGCCAATCATTGTGAGCACCAGGCCAGCCGCCGCAATCGGGGTCAGCCAGGGCAGGATGTTCAGCAGCACCGGCAAAATCAGACCAATCGCACCCAGTAATTCCAGCAGACCAATCAAACGGACCTGATTCTGGGAGAAGTCCTCGACCCACCCCATATTCGTCTGGAGCTTCACTTTAGGCTGTGTCAACTTCATAATCCCTGCCCCAGCAAATGCCACCGCGGTGAGGATCTGCACGATCGATAGGAGAGTTGTATCCATTTTGGGATCCTTTCTTGAGACTTTTCGCTTATATGTATGGTTAGCACCCTGATTATTAGCTAGCTAATTAGTACGGCAAAAAAAAGCTAGCAGTTTGTGTCCATGTTATCGACCATCTGCCAGATGATGCGGCGAAACGTATCACGATCTGCCTGGCTAATGCCCGCGAAAAGTGTATCTTCCAGGCTGGCTAGTTGCTTGCCAATCGCGATTTCGATCTCGCGCCCCTCATCGGTAACATAGACGCGCACCAGGCGGTTATCCTCTTCATCCCGCCGCCGCACAACGAGATTTGCTTCTTCCATGCGCTTGAGCATATTCGTAATTGTTGCACCCTGTACGGAAAGTGCGTCGGCAATTTCAGACTGGGTCATCCCATCGCGATGGGCGATTTCGCACAGCAAAAGACCCTGGCCGCGATACATGCCAGCCTGAACCATAAATGTATCAACTGCACTCCTGTACATCTGGCAAAACTGCGCCAGAAGCTGTGCATCGTTAACTTTAGGGCGATCCATGGATAATCATTTCATGGCTAATCATTAGCTTGCTAAATAATATCCCCAAACAAAAGGGTTGTCAAGCTGGACCAGAGAAAACGTTCTGGTCCAATCCAAAGGAAGCCTAGCGCTGTACTTCCGATATATTGAATGTAATCCGTACAACGAGATGGCCCAAACGGATGTCGTCCCCATCTCTGAGGATACGTGGCTGCTTGGCAACCAGGCGTTGACCATTGAGATAGGTACCGTTCGAGCTGTTATTGTCCACGATATGCAGAGCACCATCACGGCGCACAATCGTCGCATGATGACGAGAAACGCCCTTATTAATCGCATCGCTCGCAGCGAGATCAACCGCCGGGCTCTGGCCGGAATCAGGATCCTGACGGCCAATCGCTAATTCGGTAATTTCATCTGCATTGAATTCAAACATTTGCTGTGTTTCAAGCACTTCCAACACAAGGATCATCGTACCATTAAAACGAGCGGAACCCCATTTGGGGATACCTTCCTCAAAATCAGTGTCTCCCAAACTGCGTGTGGTTGCTTCTACCAACGGCATCCCACATCGCACGCAGGCGACTGCATTTTCTGGGTTTTCGGTGCCACAATTCGGACACTTTATCACCTTTGACCTCCCAGTTGGGTCTACTATTGTAAGATCAACATTTTGATCAGTGAACACAATCAGGCTGTTTTTAGATTTACCTGAGTCATCTATATTGATGCTACCCTGATCTGACCATAAAAAGACTTGAGGTTAATTATGGATGTTAGACAAGTCAGACATATCACAGGGCTAATTGTTATACATATAGTTATAAACCTTCTGTGCTCAGAATGCTAGAGTTTCAGTAAAGTTTAATACGCTGCGATAGCCCTGTTTAGATGAATACTCATGCTATAATGCCTGAGAAACTCGCCATTATGGCAGCACAAATGGCACCAAAGTTAATACCATTATACCCTTAAAAAGTTGCTTAAAAGGCCTTTTCGATTTTTACGAAGTGGCAATGCCTGAATCAGGCACACGATTCATGACTACCAGACTGCTCTCTGCATAGCGCGTCTGAAAAAGTGTAATCCTAAAGAGCGCCGTAAAGAGAACAATCGTTGCTTTATCGTCCTAACTATCGTTCTAACTGTAGTGAAGTATGGAGAAAATCCTGTGAAAGATCGTCCTCCTAACGACCCACGTCGTCACCCCAATAATGGGAATAATGGTGACGACAATGGGAACAACAATAAGTCACCGATCAACAACCCGAACGCGCGCAGCTTCTGGATGTTGATTATCGTCTTCGCCGTCGTACTGGTGGTGCTGATGATGAGCACTCAGTCGATGGGTGGCGGTCAGGCTGTTTCCTTCCGGGCGCTGCGCCAGGAAGCGGAAAATGACCAGATTGCTGAAATTCTCGTGCGGGGTGATAACGAAGTCGTCGTCTCGTATGCAGATGGCCGTCGCATCAGCTATACGAAGAGCTTTAATGACGATGTGTTGGACCTGCTGGGCTATGACAACGTCATAGAAGCCCCCTTCGTCTATTCTTCGGAAGCAGCGGATAACTCCGGCGCTGTCCTGCTCAATTTGCTGTTTATCCTTGTGCCGAGCGCCATCATTTTGTTCTTCTTCTGGCGTATGATGCGCAACGTCCGCAGCGGGCAAGACCAGGCTATGAGCTTTGGCCGCAGCAAGGCGCGCGTCTCGCGCGATATGGAGCGCCCACAGGTCACATTTGATGATGTCGCCGGGGCAGAAGAAGCGAAAGAAGAACTCAAAGAAGTTGTCGAGTTCTTGAAAGAGCCGGAAAAATTCATCCGATTGGGTGCGCGCGTGCCGAAAGGCGTGCTGATGGTTGGCCCTCCAGGTACGGGTAAGACGCTGATGGCGCGTGCCGTCGCTGGCGAAGCAGGTGCCCCGTTCTTCAGCATTAGCGGCTCAGAATTCGTTGAGATGTTCGTGGGTGTCGGCGCAAGCCGTGTACGCGATCTCTTCGAACGGGCCAAGTCGGAAGCCCCTGCCATCATCTTCATTGATGAAATTGACGCTGTGGGCCGTCAGCGTGGTGCTGGCCTGGGCGGCGGGCACGATGAACGTGAACAGACGCTCAACCAGATTCTCGTCGAGATGGATGGCTTTGAGAATGACACCAACGTCATCATCATCGCTGCCACCAACCGCCCGGACATCCTGGACCCAGCGCTGCTGCGTCCTGGCCGCTTCGACCGTAAGGTCGTCATGGATAACCCGGATGTGAAGGGCCGCGAGGATATCCTCAAGGTGCATACACGTGGCAAGCCATTGGCACCAGATGTAGATATTGAAGCGCTGTCACGTATTACAGCGGGCTTCAGCGGTGCAGACCTGGAAAACCTCGTCAACGAAGCAGCCATCCTGGCAGCACGCCGCAATAAGAAATCCATCGCCATGAGCGAAATGCAGGAAAGTATGGAACGCGTGGTGATGGGGCCGGAACGCCGCAGCCGCGTGATTACGCCAGAAGAAAAAGAGCGTATCGCTTACCACGAAGCCGGCCATGCAATCCTGTTCCATGTGCTGGAACACTCTTCCCCGGTGCACAAGATCACCATCGTCTCTCGTGGGCAGGCTGGCGGTTATGTGATGCCACTGCCAACAGGCGATAAGATGCTCAAATCCAAAGAAGAATTTGAGGACGATATCGTCGCTGCAATGGGTGGCCGTGCCGCAGAAGAGATCATCTACAACAACTACACCACCGGCGCACAAGGCGACCTGCGTCAGGCGACACGGATGGCCCGCGCAATGGTGACGCAGTTCGGCATGAGCGAGCGCCTTGGCCCGCGTGCTTATGGCAGTAACAATGGTCCTATCTTCCTGGGCCGAGAAATGGGCGAAACCCGCGACTACAGCGAACAGTACGCTCAGGCCATCGACGATGAAGTAAAGGGCATTCTGCAATCGGCATACCAGCGTGCTAAGAACCTGCTGCTGGAATACCACGAACAGATGCAAACCCTGGTGCGTGTGCTGATTGAGCGCGAGACGCTCACCAGCTCGGAATTTGTGGAAATTATCGAAGGCGACACCGCGACCGCATCATCGCCCTTCGATATGCCGCTCCCCGGCGAAGACTAAGCCACAACATATCGTTACACAAAGACAGCCGCCCTCACCTGAGAGCGGCTGTTTTATTTAACTCACAATCCAACATGTCGTCAGACTATAGATTGTGGCGTCATCTGGAAAAGTCAGCTCTGGAAAAGCATCTCTCGCAAACTCAGTATTCTTATAAACTCGAACTGACTGACAGGCGTTTATAATTTCATCAAACCAGCCATGTGTGAGTGCGGCAGCAAAATTATAGAGATTATGCATTTCAGACATATAGGTATGACTCATCGTACCATAGTATGTTTCATAATCGATAACTTCTGTGCCTTCTAAGTTTAGAGGAATAGGCGACAGAGTTATCCCGTTTTGTATATACCATTGACGCAGTTCCTCTGGTGTCGCTTGATTTGTATAGATGGTAGTCTTGTATACATACCATCCCTCATCGTATGTGGAGCTCACAAATTCGCTATCTGGTGCAATCGGTAGGTCAATAGAAGACGCCCATTCACCACCAAACTGAGCAAAAAGCCACATGCTCCCGTAACAAAAAACAGGGATTCCAACAATCAGTATCAGCAATGATACACATCCACGCCGGAAGTAATTAGGGCGCTGTGCCCTCTTTTTCTTATCACGATTTGCGTTAATCGTCATGTGCATATCTCATTGTCATGATTCAAGCTTTGGGCTTCCTGGCGAAGATGTAGCCGCGCCGGGTTTGGACTTCGACATCATCGCGATATGGGTCTCGCTCGATAGCTTCTTCGATGACAAAACCGGCATGTTCCATGTGCTGGCGCATGATGGGCGTCTGGAAGAAGTAAAAATCCATATCGACGGCTGACCCCATGAATGCATCAAAGTGGCGCGTTTCGTCACCGATATGGTACGTCGCCAGCAAAATGCCACCTGGTACCAAAACGCGATGCAGCTCTGTAAGGGCCTGTGGTAGTTGTGGCAGCGGGATATGAATCAGCGAGTAAAACGCAGCAATGCCATGATAAGCGTCATCAGGCACGCTTTTCAGCGCCAGCATATCCCCCTGCTGAAAAGGAACATCCGGGTTGAGGCGCTGTGCCTGTACGACCATCCCAAGGCTAACATCAATGCCACAGGCGTGCTCGCCCTGGTGCATGATGTAAGCGGCGATCTGCCCCGGCCCACAGCCCATATCACAGATGAGGCCACCTGAGGGCGCTTTTTCAACCAGCCAATCGAGCATTTTACGGTCAAAAGGCTTGTGCGTTAGCTCGTTGTACAGTCGCTGAGCGTATTCTTCAGCGATAGCATCGTAACTGCGCTGCAACCCGGATGATTGAGGTGCCATGCACATACCCTTTCTTTCACTACGTGATAGCTTTTCGCAATCGTTTTTCAGTCTGGCGCAAAGACATATCTGGCTATGATCTATGACACTATCGTTCCATGGTCGCCAGATTTATGCTAAAAGAAAATCTTTTGGAGGTCGTCATGATGAACAATAACACAAATCATAGCGATTTCATTTATAAAAATAGCTTATTGGAATCCACCTTACAATTGCTGGAGTTCGCGTCACTGTTGGGGCTGTTATTCTGTGGGCTGGTGCTCGCCCATGGGACGATGGGTATTCAGGTACAGCAAATTGTCGTTTATGCGCTCTGGTTCTTTGTGAGCATGGTCAGTGTGCATCTGATGCAGCGTGGCGACGCTCGTGGGGCTTATCTGCTGGGGCTGGCAACGCTGTTGGTGACGATCTTCGACATTGGCCTGGGCTATGCATCCCTGGGCGGTGCGATACTCGGCATTATGGTCGCCGGGCTGGTCATCGCTTACCTGCGATACATCCGCAACGCCTATTAAATCCATATAGCTCACAAAGCATATATAGAAAACAGGCGCATCATCTGATGCGCCTGTCTATTTTCATTGTCTATCAGCAGTTCGATCAGCGTTGAAATTTATTGCGGCCCGCGCCGAAGATCGTCTTGGGCAGTCTGAAGCCATATTGTTCCAGGCGATGCAAAAAACCTGGCGGGAAGCCGGTCGGGTTCAGTTCACCACCCCCCTCATGGCTGTAGCCCGTAGACGTCTGGTTTGGCGTCTCATAGACAAACAAGTCCATCAATGTCACCTGTTCGCCTTCCATACCGAGCAGTTCCGTCACCTGCACGACTTTGCGGCTGCCATCTTTCAGGCGGGCCT
The Phototrophicus methaneseepsis DNA segment above includes these coding regions:
- a CDS encoding class I SAM-dependent methyltransferase, coding for MAPQSSGLQRSYDAIAEEYAQRLYNELTHKPFDRKMLDWLVEKAPSGGLICDMGCGPGQIAAYIMHQGEHACGIDVSLGMVVQAQRLNPDVPFQQGDMLALKSVPDDAYHGIAAFYSLIHIPLPQLPQALTELHRVLVPGGILLATYHIGDETRHFDAFMGSAVDMDFYFFQTPIMRQHMEHAGFVIEEAIERDPYRDDVEVQTRRGYIFARKPKA
- a CDS encoding VOC family protein; the encoded protein is MTVFDMKPSEITEQAIHPATRMGHVHYTVADLVRQISFYRDVLGFQVHWREGDSAGLGAGQEDLLRLTQREDARRYRGTTGLYHTAFLVPTRWDLAHLLRRIAETRTRIQGMSDHGTHHAIYLPDVEGNGIELAWDRPKDQWPKTFTEMLSANGGLHPDDVFSALTDRDDEWQGLDAATAVGHVHLHVADLPSTMHFYRDVLGFGLPMDFENAPRQFTDSAIFFAAGDYHHHIGTNVWQGIGAPQPPEDATGLRTFSVIVPDEAELARVRARIAENGLTGEETESGFLVYDPAHNGVLLTTA
- a CDS encoding DoxX family protein, with translation MDTTLLSIVQILTAVAFAGAGIMKLTQPKVKLQTNMGWVEDFSQNQVRLIGLLELLGAIGLILPVLLNILPWLTPIAAAGLVLTMIGAAITHIRRGELPQMVPSVVLGILAAIVFIGHATLLSL
- a CDS encoding FHA domain-containing protein, which gives rise to MIKCPNCGTENPENAVACVRCGMPLVEATTRSLGDTDFEEGIPKWGSARFNGTMILVLEVLETQQMFEFNADEITELAIGRQDPDSGQSPAVDLAASDAINKGVSRHHATIVRRDGALHIVDNNSSNGTYLNGQRLVAKQPRILRDGDDIRLGHLVVRITFNISEVQR
- the ftsH gene encoding ATP-dependent zinc metalloprotease FtsH, encoding MLIIVFAVVLVVLMMSTQSMGGGQAVSFRALRQEAENDQIAEILVRGDNEVVVSYADGRRISYTKSFNDDVLDLLGYDNVIEAPFVYSSEAADNSGAVLLNLLFILVPSAIILFFFWRMMRNVRSGQDQAMSFGRSKARVSRDMERPQVTFDDVAGAEEAKEELKEVVEFLKEPEKFIRLGARVPKGVLMVGPPGTGKTLMARAVAGEAGAPFFSISGSEFVEMFVGVGASRVRDLFERAKSEAPAIIFIDEIDAVGRQRGAGLGGGHDEREQTLNQILVEMDGFENDTNVIIIAATNRPDILDPALLRPGRFDRKVVMDNPDVKGREDILKVHTRGKPLAPDVDIEALSRITAGFSGADLENLVNEAAILAARRNKKSIAMSEMQESMERVVMGPERRSRVITPEEKERIAYHEAGHAILFHVLEHSSPVHKITIVSRGQAGGYVMPLPTGDKMLKSKEEFEDDIVAAMGGRAAEEIIYNNYTTGAQGDLRQATRMARAMVTQFGMSERLGPRAYGSNNGPIFLGREMGETRDYSEQYAQAIDDEVKGILQSAYQRAKNLLLEYHEQMQTLVRVLIERETLTSSEFVEIIEGDTATASSPFDMPLPGED
- a CDS encoding RNA polymerase sigma factor — its product is MELGPIGYNGGSVMISEDMTSAMTTQLDRTNEEWLADLRSTQGQQPAAIDDLRERVKRSIYYYLSQERSDLRDLAQKELVTMAEDLAQDAVLRVMDNLDNFRGESRFTTWANKIAVRLAISELRRARYKDFSLDDLTADGDFLSAEASIVGEAPPNPETAAERDDVIARIDAAMKEALTDRQYRALVAVALRGVPMDIVAEQLDTNRNALYKLIYDARRNLKNYMESQGLSTDYMLDLFQR
- a CDS encoding MarR family winged helix-turn-helix transcriptional regulator encodes the protein MDRPKVNDAQLLAQFCQMYRSAVDTFMVQAGMYRGQGLLLCEIAHRDGMTQSEIADALSVQGATITNMLKRMEEANLVVRRRDEEDNRLVRVYVTDEGREIEIAIGKQLASLEDTLFAGISQADRDTFRRIIWQMVDNMDTNC